The Pseudomonas sp. R4-35-07 genome contains a region encoding:
- the pta gene encoding phosphate acetyltransferase, with product MQTFFIAPTDFGVGLTSISLGLVRTLERAGLKVGFFKPIAQPHPGDTGPERSTELVARTHGLKPPQPLGLAHVERMLGDGQLDELLEEIITLYQQAAVGKDVLIVEGMVPTRSASYAARVNLHLAKSLDAEVILVSAPENEVLTELSGRVELQAQLFGGPKDPKVLGVILNKVRTDESMEAFSARLKEHSPLLRSGDFRLLGCIPYQPELNAPRTRDVADLMGAQILNAGDYETRRMTKIIICARTMRNTVELLKPGVLVVTPGDRDDIILAVSLAAINGVPLAGLLLTSDTLPDPRIMDLCRGAFQAGLPVLSVSTGSYDTANQLNSLNKEIPIDDRERAEIITDFVASHLDARWLHQRCGTPREMRLSPAVFRYQLIQRAQAANKRIVLPEGSEPLTVQAAAICQARGIARCVLLAKPADVEAVARAQGIELPEGLEILDPDLIRQRYVEPMVALRKSKSLNAPMAEQQLEDTVVIATMMLALDEVDGLVSGVIHSTANTIRPALQLIKTAPGCTLVSSVFFMLFPEQVLVYGDCVMNPHPSAAELAEIALQSADSAAAFGIVPRVAMISYSSGDSASGEEVEKVREATLLAHEQQSSLLIDGPLQYDAAANESVARQLAPNSQVAGKATVFVFPDLNTGNTTYKAVQRSADCVSLGPMLQGLRKPVNDLPRGAQVDDIVYTIALTAIQAANRPMDI from the coding sequence ATGCAGACTTTTTTTATCGCGCCCACCGATTTTGGTGTGGGTCTGACCTCCATCAGCCTTGGGCTGGTGCGTACCCTGGAACGGGCCGGGCTGAAAGTCGGTTTCTTCAAACCGATTGCCCAGCCACACCCTGGCGATACCGGCCCCGAGCGTTCTACCGAACTGGTGGCGCGCACCCACGGCCTGAAGCCGCCGCAACCCCTGGGCCTGGCCCATGTTGAGCGCATGCTCGGCGACGGCCAGCTCGATGAGTTGCTCGAAGAAATCATCACGCTGTACCAGCAAGCCGCCGTGGGCAAGGACGTGCTGATCGTCGAAGGCATGGTGCCGACCCGCAGCGCCAGTTATGCGGCACGGGTCAACCTGCACCTGGCCAAGAGCCTGGATGCTGAAGTGATCCTGGTCTCGGCCCCGGAAAATGAAGTGCTCACCGAACTGTCCGGCCGCGTGGAACTGCAGGCCCAATTGTTCGGCGGCCCGAAAGACCCGAAAGTGCTGGGCGTGATCCTCAACAAGGTGCGCACCGACGAAAGCATGGAGGCCTTCTCGGCGCGTCTCAAGGAACACTCGCCGTTATTGCGCAGCGGTGATTTCCGCCTGCTCGGCTGCATTCCCTACCAGCCCGAACTCAACGCGCCACGTACCCGCGACGTGGCCGACCTGATGGGCGCGCAGATCCTCAACGCCGGCGACTATGAAACCCGGCGCATGACCAAGATCATCATCTGCGCGCGCACCATGCGCAACACCGTGGAGCTGCTCAAGCCCGGCGTGCTGGTGGTGACGCCGGGCGATCGCGACGACATCATCCTCGCCGTCAGCCTGGCCGCGATCAACGGCGTACCGCTGGCCGGCCTGTTGCTGACCAGCGACACCCTGCCCGACCCGCGCATCATGGATTTGTGCCGTGGCGCATTCCAGGCCGGGTTGCCGGTACTGTCGGTGAGCACCGGTTCCTACGACACGGCCAACCAGCTCAACAGCCTCAACAAGGAAATCCCCATCGATGACCGCGAGCGCGCGGAGATCATCACCGACTTCGTCGCCAGCCACCTCGATGCGCGCTGGCTGCACCAACGTTGCGGCACCCCCCGGGAGATGCGCTTGTCACCGGCGGTGTTTCGCTACCAGTTGATCCAGCGCGCCCAGGCCGCCAACAAGCGCATCGTGCTGCCCGAAGGCAGCGAGCCGCTGACCGTGCAGGCCGCCGCAATCTGTCAGGCCCGCGGCATCGCCCGCTGTGTGCTGCTGGCCAAGCCGGCGGACGTGGAAGCGGTGGCGCGGGCTCAGGGCATCGAACTGCCGGAAGGCCTGGAGATACTTGACCCGGACCTGATCCGCCAGCGCTACGTCGAACCGATGGTTGCACTGCGCAAGAGCAAGAGCCTGAACGCGCCAATGGCCGAGCAGCAATTGGAAGACACCGTGGTGATCGCCACCATGATGCTCGCCCTCGACGAGGTGGACGGCCTGGTGTCCGGGGTGATCCACTCCACCGCCAACACCATCCGCCCGGCCCTGCAGCTGATCAAGACGGCGCCGGGCTGCACCCTGGTATCGTCGGTGTTCTTCATGCTGTTCCCCGAGCAGGTGCTGGTGTATGGCGACTGCGTGATGAACCCGCACCCAAGCGCTGCGGAGCTGGCGGAAATCGCTCTGCAGAGCGCCGACTCGGCGGCGGCATTCGGCATTGTCCCGCGCGTGGCGATGATCAGCTATTCCAGCGGCGACTCGGCCAGCGGTGAGGAAGTGGAAAAAGTCCGCGAAGCCACCCTGCTCGCCCACGAACAACAGAGCTCGTTGCTGATCGACGGCCCGCTGCAATACGACGCTGCCGCCAATGAAAGCGTGGCCCGGCAACTGGCGCCCAACAGCCAGGTCGCCGGCAAGGCCACGGTGTTCGTGTTCCCCGACCTCAATACCGGCAACACCACCTACAAAGCCGTGCAACGCAGCGCCGATTGCGTAAGCCTGGGGCCGATGCTCCAGGGCCTGCGCAAACCGGTCAACGACCTGCCGCGCGGCGCCCAGGTGGACGACATCGTGTACACCATCGCCCTGACCGCGATCCAAGCCGCCAACCGACCTATGGATATCTAA
- the ribF gene encoding bifunctional riboflavin kinase/FAD synthetase — translation MQLVRGLHNLRPEHRGCVATIGNFDGVHRGHQAILARLRERAVELGVPSCVVIFEPQPREYFTPETAPARLARLRDKLQLLAEEGVDRVLCLAFNQRLQSLSAAEFVDRILVDGLGVQHLEVGDDFRFGCDRVGDFDFLQHAGVNQGFTVEAAQTVELDGLRVSSTQVRNALAAADFALAERLLGRPFRIAGRVLHGQKLARQLGTPTANVQLKRRRVPLTGVYLVSVDIDGQSWPGVANIGVRPTVAGDGKAHLEVHLLDFAGDLYDRRLTVVFHQKLREEQRFASLEALKTAINADVAAARALAAPSAHR, via the coding sequence ATGCAGCTGGTTCGAGGTCTCCACAACCTGCGCCCCGAGCATCGGGGCTGCGTCGCCACTATTGGCAACTTTGACGGTGTTCACCGTGGCCACCAGGCTATCCTGGCCAGGCTGCGCGAGCGTGCGGTCGAGTTGGGCGTGCCCAGCTGCGTGGTGATTTTCGAGCCGCAGCCGCGGGAATATTTCACTCCCGAGACCGCGCCGGCCCGTCTGGCCCGCCTGCGGGACAAGCTGCAACTGCTGGCTGAAGAAGGCGTCGACCGCGTGCTCTGCCTGGCCTTCAACCAGCGTTTGCAAAGCCTGAGCGCTGCCGAGTTCGTCGACCGCATCCTCGTCGATGGCCTGGGCGTGCAGCATTTGGAAGTCGGCGACGACTTCCGTTTTGGTTGCGACCGCGTCGGAGATTTCGATTTCCTGCAACACGCCGGCGTCAACCAGGGGTTTACCGTCGAAGCCGCGCAAACCGTCGAACTGGACGGCCTGCGCGTGAGCAGTACCCAGGTGCGTAACGCCCTGGCCGCTGCCGACTTCGCCTTGGCCGAGCGTTTGCTCGGTCGCCCGTTCCGCATCGCCGGGCGGGTATTGCACGGCCAGAAGCTGGCGCGCCAACTGGGCACGCCAACCGCCAACGTGCAACTCAAGCGCCGTCGTGTGCCACTCACCGGGGTTTACCTGGTGAGCGTCGACATCGATGGCCAATCGTGGCCGGGAGTCGCCAACATAGGCGTCAGGCCCACGGTTGCAGGTGATGGCAAGGCCCACCTGGAAGTTCACCTTCTGGATTTTGCCGGTGATTTATACGACCGGCGTTTAACGGTGGTTTTCCACCAGAAGCTGCGTGAAGAGCAGCGTTTCGCCTCCCTTGAGGCGTTGAAAACGGCGATCAATGCGGATGTCGCCGCCGCCCGTGCACTAGCCGCACCTAGCGCCCATCGCTAA
- a CDS encoding peptidylprolyl isomerase, which translates to MTIAANKAVSIDYTLTNDAGEVIDSSAGGAPLVYLQGAGNIIPGLEKALEGKAVGDELTVAVEPEDAYGEYSAELVSTLSRSMFEGVDELEVGMQFHASAPDGQMQIVTIRDLDGDDVTVDGNHPLAGQRLNFQVKIVAIRDASQEEVAHGHVHGEGGHHH; encoded by the coding sequence ATGACGATCGCCGCTAACAAGGCTGTCTCCATCGACTATACCCTGACCAACGACGCTGGTGAGGTCATCGACAGCTCCGCCGGCGGCGCGCCGCTGGTCTACCTGCAAGGCGCGGGTAACATTATCCCAGGCCTGGAAAAGGCTCTGGAAGGCAAGGCAGTTGGTGATGAACTGACCGTTGCCGTAGAACCTGAGGATGCCTACGGCGAATACTCCGCCGAACTGGTCAGCACCTTGAGCCGCAGCATGTTCGAAGGTGTTGATGAGCTGGAAGTGGGCATGCAGTTCCACGCTTCCGCCCCGGACGGCCAAATGCAGATCGTGACCATCCGCGACCTGGACGGTGACGACGTGACCGTTGACGGTAACCACCCGCTGGCTGGCCAGCGCCTGAACTTCCAAGTGAAGATCGTTGCCATCCGCGACGCTTCCCAGGAAGAAGTGGCTCATGGTCACGTCCACGGTGAAGGCGGTCATCACCATTGA
- a CDS encoding DUF3565 domain-containing protein — protein MGRDLLHKNEERTSLNKDLPESEQNPDRRGRPTVATISGFHQDDDLHWVVELSCGHTQHLRHQPPWQSRAWVLDPAQRLEKIGQPFACGWCAQQPE, from the coding sequence ATGGGGCGAGACCTTTTGCATAAGAATGAAGAACGGACAAGTCTAAACAAGGATTTGCCCGAAAGCGAACAGAACCCGGACAGACGGGGCCGACCAACGGTCGCGACGATCAGCGGATTCCACCAGGACGACGACCTGCACTGGGTCGTCGAGCTGTCCTGCGGCCACACCCAGCATCTGCGCCACCAGCCGCCATGGCAGTCGCGCGCCTGGGTGCTCGACCCCGCGCAGCGCCTTGAAAAAATCGGCCAGCCCTTTGCGTGCGGCTGGTGTGCGCAACAACCCGAATAA
- the cysN gene encoding sulfate adenylyltransferase subunit CysN → MSHVSDLISEDILAYLGQHERKEMLRFLTCGNVDDGKSTLIGRLLHDSKMIYEDHLEAITRDSKKSGTTGDDIDLALLVDGLQAEREQGITIDVAYRYFSTAKRKFIIADTPGHEQYTRNMATGASTCDLAIILIDARYGVQTQTRRHSFIASLLGIKHIVVAVNKMDINGFDQSVFESIKADYLKFADGIAFKPSTLAFVPMSALKGDNVVNKSERSPWYTGQSLMEILETVEIANDRNYTDLRFPVQYVNRPNLNFRGFAGTLASGIVHKGDDVVVLPSGKSSRVKSIVTFEGELEQAGPGQAVTLTMEDEIDISRGDLLVHADNVPQVTDAFDAMLVWMAEEPMLPGKKYDIKRATSYVPGSITSIVHRVDVNTLAEGPASSLQLNEIGRVKVSLDAAIALDGYDSNRTTGAFIVIDRLTNGTVAAGMIIAPPVSHGSAAQHGKLAHVATEERALRFGQQPATVLFSGLSGAGKSTLAYAVERRLFDMGRAVFVLDGQNLRHDLNKGLPQDRAGRTENWRRAAHVARQFNEAGLLTLAAFVAPDAEGREQAKVLIGSDRLLTVYVQASPLVCAERDPQGLYAAGGDNIPGESFPYDVPLNADLVIDTQALSLEDSVKQVLELLRQRGAI, encoded by the coding sequence ATGTCGCACGTATCTGATTTGATCAGCGAGGACATCCTCGCCTACCTGGGCCAGCACGAGCGCAAGGAAATGTTGCGCTTCCTGACCTGCGGCAACGTCGATGACGGCAAGAGCACCCTGATCGGGCGACTGCTGCACGACTCCAAGATGATCTACGAAGATCACCTGGAAGCCATCACCCGCGATTCGAAGAAGTCCGGCACCACCGGTGACGACATCGACCTGGCGCTGCTCGTTGACGGCCTGCAGGCCGAGCGTGAACAGGGCATCACCATCGATGTCGCCTACCGCTACTTCTCCACCGCCAAGCGCAAATTCATCATTGCCGACACCCCAGGCCATGAGCAGTACACCCGCAACATGGCCACCGGTGCGTCCACCTGTGACCTGGCGATTATCCTGATCGACGCGCGCTACGGCGTGCAGACCCAGACCCGTCGCCACAGCTTCATCGCCTCGTTGCTGGGCATCAAACACATCGTGGTGGCCGTCAACAAGATGGACATCAATGGCTTTGACCAGAGCGTATTCGAGTCGATCAAGGCCGATTACCTGAAGTTCGCCGACGGTATCGCGTTCAAGCCGAGCACCCTGGCCTTCGTGCCGATGTCGGCGCTCAAGGGCGACAACGTGGTGAACAAGAGCGAGCGTTCGCCGTGGTACACCGGGCAGTCGCTGATGGAGATTCTCGAGACCGTCGAGATCGCCAACGACCGCAACTACACCGACCTGCGTTTCCCGGTGCAGTACGTCAACCGTCCGAACCTGAACTTCCGTGGTTTCGCCGGCACCCTGGCCAGCGGCATCGTGCACAAGGGCGACGACGTCGTGGTGCTGCCGTCGGGCAAGAGCAGCCGCGTCAAATCCATCGTCACCTTCGAGGGCGAGTTGGAACAGGCGGGCCCAGGCCAGGCCGTGACCCTGACCATGGAAGACGAGATCGACATCTCCCGTGGCGACCTGCTGGTGCATGCCGACAACGTGCCGCAAGTGACCGACGCCTTCGACGCCATGCTGGTGTGGATGGCCGAAGAACCGATGCTGCCGGGCAAGAAGTACGACATCAAGCGCGCCACCAGCTATGTGCCGGGCTCCATCACCAGCATTGTGCACCGCGTGGACGTGAACACCCTGGCCGAAGGCCCGGCGAGTTCGCTGCAGTTGAACGAGATTGGCCGGGTCAAGGTCAGCCTTGACGCGGCTATTGCGTTGGACGGTTACGACAGCAACCGCACCACTGGCGCGTTTATCGTCATCGACCGCTTGACCAACGGCACCGTGGCCGCCGGCATGATCATCGCCCCGCCAGTCAGCCATGGCAGCGCGGCGCAGCACGGCAAGTTGGCCCATGTCGCCACCGAAGAACGCGCCCTGCGTTTCGGCCAGCAACCGGCCACCGTGCTGTTCAGCGGCCTGTCCGGCGCCGGCAAGAGCACCTTGGCGTATGCGGTCGAGCGCAGGCTGTTCGACATGGGGCGTGCGGTGTTCGTGCTGGATGGCCAGAACTTGCGTCACGACCTCAACAAAGGTCTGCCGCAGGACCGCGCCGGGCGTACCGAGAACTGGCGCCGTGCCGCTCACGTGGCGCGCCAGTTCAACGAAGCCGGCCTGCTGACCCTGGCCGCGTTCGTCGCCCCGGATGCTGAAGGTCGTGAACAAGCCAAGGTGCTGATCGGCAGCGATCGTTTGCTGACCGTGTACGTGCAGGCGTCGCCGCTGGTGTGTGCCGAGCGTGATCCGCAAGGGCTGTACGCCGCCGGTGGGGATAACATCCCGGGTGAGTCGTTCCCGTATGACGTGCCGTTGAATGCTGATCTGGTGATCGACACCCAGGCGTTGTCACTGGAAGACAGCGTCAAGCAGGTGCTGGAATTGTTGCGCCAGCGCGGCGCGATCTAA
- a CDS encoding acyltransferase, whose amino-acid sequence MLDFLPAAVRGVIASLLLALNTILLCSFLFIVALFKALPFAKRLSEGLMNHTHEAWVSNNKGWMNLVRRTRWHLSGLEGLDYQHSYLVTSNHQSWVDIMVLQYVLNRRIRPLKFFLKQELIWVPVIGLAWWALGFPFMKRYSKAYLEKHPEKKGKDLETTRKTCAKFRNNPVGIFNFAEGTRFTPGKHAQQKSPFRHLLKPKAGGIAFVLDAMGEQLKSLVNVTIHYPGGRPGYWDLLCGNVKDVVVQFEEVQIPVEFIGKNYEQDGEYRLAFQGWINRLWEEKDALLDKLHTDFPDRN is encoded by the coding sequence ATGCTGGATTTTCTACCTGCCGCCGTACGCGGGGTGATCGCCTCGCTGCTGTTGGCGCTGAACACGATCCTGCTGTGCTCGTTCCTGTTTATCGTGGCGCTGTTCAAGGCCCTGCCCTTCGCCAAGCGCTTGAGCGAAGGCTTGATGAACCACACGCACGAAGCCTGGGTCAGCAACAACAAGGGCTGGATGAACTTGGTACGGCGCACGCGCTGGCACTTGAGCGGCCTTGAAGGTCTCGACTATCAACACTCGTACCTGGTCACCAGCAACCACCAGAGCTGGGTCGACATCATGGTGCTGCAATACGTGCTCAATCGACGCATTCGCCCGCTGAAGTTCTTCCTCAAGCAGGAGCTGATCTGGGTGCCGGTGATTGGCTTGGCGTGGTGGGCGCTGGGCTTTCCGTTCATGAAGCGCTATAGCAAGGCGTATCTGGAAAAACACCCGGAAAAGAAAGGCAAGGACCTGGAAACCACGCGCAAGACCTGTGCGAAGTTTCGCAACAACCCGGTGGGGATTTTCAACTTTGCCGAGGGCACACGGTTTACACCGGGCAAGCACGCACAGCAGAAGTCGCCGTTTCGTCACCTGCTTAAACCCAAGGCGGGTGGTATCGCGTTTGTGCTGGATGCGATGGGAGAACAGCTGAAGTCGCTGGTGAACGTGACCATTCACTACCCTGGCGGGCGTCCTGGTTATTGGGATTTGCTGTGCGGGAATGTGAAGGATGTGGTGGTGCAGTTTGAAGAGGTGCAGATTCCGGTCGAGTTTATCGGCAAGAATTATGAGCAGGATGGGGAATATCGGTTGGCGTTCCAGGGCTGGATCAACCGGTTGTGGGAAGAGAAGGATGCGCTGCTGGACAAGCTGCACACCGATTTCCCAGACCGCAACTGA
- the murJ gene encoding murein biosynthesis integral membrane protein MurJ, which produces MNLLKSLAAVSSITMISRVLGFVRDTLLARIFGASMATDAFFIAFKLPNLLRRIFAEGAFSQAFVPILAEYKTQQGEEATRTFIAYVSGLLTLVLMLVTLVGILAAPWVIWATAPGFANTPEKFALTTDLLRVTFPYIVLISLSSLAGAILNTWNRFSVPAFVPTLLNVSMIIFALFLTPYFDPPVMALGWAVLAGGLAQLLYQLPHLKKIGMLVLPRLNLKDTGVWRVMRNMLPAILGVSVSQISLIINTAFASLLVSGSVSWMYYADRLMELPSGVLGVALGTILLPTLARTYASKDRQEYSRILDWGLRLCFLLVLPCALALGILAEPLTVSLFQYGQFDAHDALMTQHALVAYSVGLLGIIVIKVLAPGFYAQQNIRTPVKIAIFTLIVTQLLNLVFIGPLAHAGLALAISAGACINAGLLFYQLRKQQMYQPQPGWGVFTLKLLVAVAAMSAVLLGLMHVMPAWDQGHMLERFMRLGVLVVAGVVVYFGMLLLQGFRLRDFNRKSLG; this is translated from the coding sequence ATGAATCTGCTCAAATCGTTGGCTGCCGTCAGCTCTATCACGATGATCTCCCGGGTTTTGGGGTTTGTGCGTGACACCCTGCTGGCGCGCATTTTTGGCGCCAGTATGGCCACGGACGCCTTCTTTATTGCCTTTAAATTGCCCAACCTGCTGCGCAGAATCTTCGCCGAAGGCGCATTCTCCCAGGCCTTCGTGCCGATCCTGGCCGAATACAAGACTCAGCAGGGCGAGGAGGCAACCCGCACGTTCATTGCTTACGTTTCGGGCCTGCTGACCCTGGTGCTGATGCTGGTGACCCTGGTCGGCATACTCGCCGCGCCCTGGGTGATCTGGGCCACGGCGCCGGGCTTTGCCAACACCCCGGAAAAGTTCGCGCTGACCACCGACCTGCTGCGCGTGACCTTTCCTTATATAGTGCTGATCTCGCTGTCATCCCTCGCCGGGGCGATCCTCAATACCTGGAACCGTTTCTCGGTGCCGGCCTTCGTGCCGACGCTGCTCAACGTCAGCATGATTATCTTCGCGCTGTTCCTCACGCCGTACTTCGACCCACCGGTGATGGCCCTCGGCTGGGCAGTCCTGGCCGGCGGCCTGGCGCAATTGCTCTACCAACTGCCGCATCTGAAAAAAATCGGCATGCTCGTGCTGCCGCGCCTGAACCTCAAGGACACCGGCGTCTGGCGCGTGATGCGCAATATGTTGCCAGCAATCCTCGGGGTGTCGGTCAGTCAGATTTCCCTGATCATCAATACGGCGTTCGCTTCGCTGCTGGTGTCCGGTTCGGTGTCGTGGATGTACTACGCCGACCGCCTGATGGAATTGCCGTCCGGCGTACTCGGGGTGGCCTTGGGGACAATTCTGCTGCCGACCCTGGCGCGCACCTACGCAAGCAAGGACCGCCAGGAGTATTCGCGCATTCTCGACTGGGGCCTGCGCCTGTGCTTCCTGCTGGTGCTGCCATGCGCCTTGGCCTTGGGAATCCTGGCTGAGCCCTTGACGGTCTCGCTGTTTCAATACGGCCAGTTCGACGCCCATGACGCCTTGATGACCCAGCACGCGCTGGTGGCTTACTCCGTCGGCTTGCTCGGTATTATCGTGATCAAGGTGCTGGCGCCGGGCTTCTATGCCCAGCAAAATATCCGCACGCCGGTAAAGATCGCGATTTTCACGCTGATCGTCACGCAACTGCTCAACCTGGTATTTATCGGCCCGCTGGCCCATGCCGGCTTGGCGTTGGCAATCAGTGCCGGTGCGTGCATCAATGCCGGCCTGCTGTTTTATCAACTGCGCAAACAACAGATGTACCAGCCGCAGCCAGGCTGGGGAGTGTTCACCCTCAAGCTGCTCGTGGCGGTCGCCGCGATGTCCGCCGTGTTGCTGGGCCTGATGCATGTCATGCCGGCCTGGGACCAGGGCCATATGCTGGAGCGCTTCATGCGCCTTGGCGTGCTGGTGGTGGCGGGCGTGGTGGTGTACTTCGGAATGTTGCTGCTGCAGGGTTTCCGCCTGCGCGATTTCAATCGCAAGTCCCTGGGGTAG
- the cysD gene encoding sulfate adenylyltransferase subunit CysD: MVDKLTHLKQLEAESIHIIREVAAEFDNPVMLYSIGKDSAVMLHLARKAFFPGKLPFPVMHVDTRWKFQEMYKFRDKMVEELGLDLITHINPDGVAQNINPFTHGSAKHTDIMKTEGLKQALDKHGFDAAFGGARRDEEKSRAKERVYSFRDSKHRWDPKNQRPELWNVYNGNVNKGESIRVFPLSNWTELDIWQYIYLEGIPIVPLYFAAERDVIEKNGTLIMIDDDRILEHLSDEDKARIIKKKVRFRTLGCYPLTGAVESEAETLTDIIQEMLLTRTSERQGRVIDHDGAGSMEDKKRQGYF; the protein is encoded by the coding sequence ATGGTCGACAAACTGACGCATCTGAAACAGCTGGAGGCGGAAAGCATCCATATTATCCGCGAGGTCGCTGCCGAGTTCGATAACCCGGTGATGCTCTACTCGATCGGTAAAGACTCCGCCGTGATGCTGCATCTGGCCCGCAAGGCCTTCTTCCCGGGCAAATTGCCGTTTCCGGTGATGCACGTCGACACCCGCTGGAAATTCCAGGAAATGTACAAGTTCCGCGACAAAATGGTCGAGGAACTGGGCCTGGACCTGATCACCCATATCAACCCCGATGGCGTGGCGCAGAACATCAACCCGTTTACCCACGGCAGCGCCAAGCACACCGACATCATGAAGACCGAAGGCCTCAAGCAGGCCCTGGACAAGCATGGTTTCGACGCAGCCTTCGGCGGCGCCCGTCGCGATGAAGAGAAATCCCGCGCCAAAGAGCGCGTGTACTCATTCCGCGACAGCAAGCACCGCTGGGACCCGAAAAATCAGCGCCCCGAGCTGTGGAACGTCTACAACGGCAACGTCAACAAGGGCGAATCGATCCGGGTATTCCCGCTGTCCAACTGGACCGAGCTGGACATCTGGCAGTACATCTACCTGGAAGGCATCCCGATCGTGCCGCTGTACTTCGCCGCCGAGCGCGACGTGATCGAGAAGAACGGCACGTTGATCATGATCGACGACGACCGCATCCTCGAGCACCTGTCCGACGAAGACAAAGCCCGTATCATCAAAAAGAAAGTCCGTTTCCGCACCCTTGGCTGCTACCCGTTAACGGGCGCGGTGGAGTCCGAAGCCGAAACGCTGACGGACATCATTCAGGAAATGCTCCTGACGCGAACTTCCGAGCGCCAGGGCCGGGTCATCGACCATGATGGCGCCGGCTCCATGGAAGATAAAAAACGTCAGGGTTATTTCTAA
- the rpsT gene encoding 30S ribosomal protein S20 has protein sequence MANTPSAKKRAKQAEKRRSHNASLRSMVRTYIKNVVKAIDTKDAEKAQAAYVLAVPVIDRMADKGIIHKNKAARHKSRLNGHIKALSVPAAA, from the coding sequence GTGGCCAACACACCTTCCGCCAAAAAACGTGCAAAACAGGCTGAGAAGCGTCGCAGCCACAACGCCAGCCTGCGTTCCATGGTTCGTACCTACATCAAGAATGTAGTTAAAGCCATCGACACCAAAGACGCTGAAAAAGCTCAAGCTGCTTACGTTCTGGCCGTGCCAGTTATCGACCGTATGGCCGATAAAGGCATCATCCACAAGAACAAGGCCGCTCGTCATAAGAGCCGCCTGAATGGCCACATCAAGGCTCTGAGCGTTCCTGCTGCAGCCTAA